In Aquipuribacter sp. SD81, one genomic interval encodes:
- a CDS encoding DUF6912 family protein — protein MSGGPVGGGGRPQPVRVYVPTTWDALPALRAAGGLRAGAEGYAATDALADALGLPHPAAAGEDALDDLHDAAAAAAADASLLLLAATDGTDDTDGPDGPGGAAPRRAVLAVDVPVTTGLDAQADGPGASAEGPAHPAAVRLAADVPWARVAAVLADDAADEPSVRDALRLAVEGDEEAALARLEDLALGWYAPSEVPDADGWPPSPTTS, from the coding sequence ACGTGGGACGCGCTGCCGGCGCTCCGTGCGGCCGGCGGGCTGCGTGCCGGCGCCGAGGGCTACGCCGCGACCGACGCCCTCGCCGACGCGCTCGGCCTGCCGCACCCGGCCGCGGCGGGGGAGGACGCCCTCGACGACCTGCACGACGCCGCCGCCGCGGCCGCGGCGGACGCCTCGCTGCTGCTGCTCGCGGCGACCGACGGCACCGACGACACCGACGGCCCCGACGGCCCGGGCGGCGCCGCTCCTCGGCGCGCGGTCCTCGCCGTCGACGTGCCCGTCACCACCGGCCTCGACGCGCAGGCCGACGGCCCCGGCGCGTCCGCGGAGGGGCCTGCTCACCCGGCGGCCGTGCGCCTGGCCGCGGACGTGCCGTGGGCCCGCGTGGCGGCTGTGCTCGCGGACGACGCCGCCGACGAGCCGTCGGTGCGGGACGCGCTGCGCCTGGCCGTGGAGGGGGACGAGGAGGCGGCCCTCGCGCGGCTGGAGGACCTCGCGCTCGGCTGGTACGCGCCGAGCGAGGTCCCGGACGCGGACGGCTGGCCGCCGTCGCCCACGACGTCGTAG
- a CDS encoding alpha-amylase family protein, translating into MPDPAAVPDPAAVPAPARVHDPLADELFELRWERYADDVRDGLRAVYAADEVEPLLGRVERALRAAHAARRPALRVLDQRRLLRPDWFQQPDVLGYAAYTERFAGDLAGVRDRLGYLEELGVTYLHLLPLLQPRPGDNDGGYAVADYRTVRPDLGTNDDLADLADALHERGMSLCVDLVLNHVAREHEWARRARAGEERYRRYFRVFPDRSGPDAYERTLPEVFPDFAPGSFTWDDELDGWVWTTFNSWQWDVDWSNPDVFVEYLEVVCHLVNLGADVLRLDAIAFLWKRLGTSCQNEPEVHALTQALRAALRVVAPAAALKAEAIVGPRDLVPYLGTGRHHGKVSDLAYHNSLMVQVWSMLASRDVRLTVHALRQFPPVPSTTAWITYVRCHDDIGWAVDDGDARAVGLDGWAHRAFLADFYSGAFPGSFGRGLVFQHNSETGDRRISGTAASLAGIEAASEQPEGPVRAHALDEAVARVLLAHAVVMGFGGVPVVWSGDELGLRDDRGWAEEPGHAGDNRWAHRPRLPWTMNADGEHVASRHDPTTVAGRVFTGLARLARARAGLPHLHAAVPTEVPDPPHPGVLALLRRHPLGPVLALYNVTEQHVEVPGEYLHAHGVAHAHDHVADRQVHVDGDEPLHLPPYAALWLVASD; encoded by the coding sequence GTGCCCGACCCCGCCGCCGTTCCCGACCCCGCCGCCGTCCCCGCCCCGGCCCGGGTCCACGACCCGCTCGCCGACGAGCTGTTCGAGCTGCGCTGGGAGCGCTACGCCGACGACGTGCGCGACGGGCTGCGGGCGGTGTACGCCGCCGACGAGGTCGAGCCGCTGCTCGGGCGGGTCGAGCGGGCGCTGCGCGCCGCCCACGCCGCGCGCCGCCCGGCGCTGCGCGTGCTGGACCAGCGGCGCCTGCTGCGCCCGGACTGGTTCCAGCAGCCGGACGTGCTCGGCTACGCGGCCTACACCGAGCGCTTCGCGGGCGACCTCGCCGGGGTCCGGGACCGTCTGGGCTACCTCGAGGAGCTCGGCGTCACGTACCTGCACCTGCTGCCGCTCCTGCAGCCGCGACCCGGCGACAACGACGGCGGCTACGCCGTGGCCGACTACCGGACCGTGCGCCCCGACCTCGGCACCAACGACGACCTCGCCGACCTCGCCGACGCCCTGCACGAGCGGGGCATGAGCCTGTGCGTCGACCTCGTCCTCAACCACGTGGCCCGCGAGCACGAGTGGGCGCGACGCGCGAGGGCGGGGGAGGAGCGCTACCGCCGCTACTTCCGCGTCTTCCCCGACCGGTCCGGCCCGGACGCCTACGAGCGCACCCTGCCGGAGGTGTTCCCCGACTTCGCCCCGGGCAGCTTCACGTGGGACGACGAGCTCGACGGCTGGGTGTGGACGACCTTCAACTCCTGGCAGTGGGACGTCGACTGGTCGAACCCCGACGTGTTCGTGGAGTACCTCGAGGTGGTGTGCCACCTCGTCAACCTCGGCGCCGACGTGCTCCGTCTCGACGCCATCGCCTTCCTGTGGAAGCGGCTCGGCACCTCGTGCCAGAACGAGCCGGAGGTGCACGCACTCACCCAGGCGCTGCGCGCCGCGCTGCGGGTCGTCGCGCCGGCCGCGGCGCTCAAGGCCGAGGCCATCGTCGGGCCCCGCGACCTCGTGCCGTACCTGGGCACGGGCCGCCACCACGGCAAGGTGAGCGACCTCGCGTACCACAACAGCCTCATGGTGCAGGTGTGGTCGATGCTCGCGAGCCGCGACGTCCGCCTCACGGTCCACGCGCTGCGGCAGTTCCCGCCCGTGCCGTCCACGACGGCGTGGATCACGTACGTGCGCTGCCACGACGACATCGGCTGGGCGGTCGACGACGGCGACGCGCGGGCGGTCGGCCTCGACGGCTGGGCCCACCGGGCGTTCCTCGCCGACTTCTACTCCGGGGCGTTCCCCGGCTCGTTCGGGCGGGGGCTCGTGTTCCAGCACAACTCGGAGACCGGCGACCGCCGCATCTCCGGCACCGCGGCCTCGCTCGCCGGCATCGAGGCGGCGTCGGAGCAGCCGGAGGGCCCGGTACGTGCCCACGCGCTCGACGAGGCCGTCGCCCGGGTGCTCCTCGCGCACGCCGTCGTCATGGGCTTCGGCGGCGTGCCCGTCGTGTGGTCCGGTGACGAGCTCGGGCTGCGTGACGACCGCGGCTGGGCCGAGGAGCCCGGCCACGCGGGTGACAACCGGTGGGCGCACCGACCGCGCCTGCCGTGGACCATGAACGCCGACGGCGAGCACGTCGCCTCGCGCCACGACCCCACGACGGTCGCCGGTCGCGTGTTCACCGGCCTCGCGCGGCTGGCCCGGGCCCGCGCCGGGCTGCCGCACCTGCACGCCGCGGTGCCCACGGAGGTACCCGACCCACCGCACCCGGGCGTCCTCGCGCTGCTGCGCCGGCACCCGCTCGGCCCGGTCCTCGCGCTGTACAACGTCACCGAGCAGCACGTCGAGGTGCCGGGGGAGTACCTGCACGCGCACGGGGTCGCGCACGCGCACGACCACGTCGCCGACCGGCAGGTCCACGTCGACGGCGACGAGCCGCTGCACCTGCCGCCCTACGCGGCGCTCTGGCTCGTCGCGTCGGACTGA